One window of the Prochlorococcus marinus XMU1411 genome contains the following:
- the rpmF gene encoding 50S ribosomal protein L32 has product MAVPKKKKSKSKRNQRHAVWKGKAAIAAQKAISLGKSVLTGKAQGFVYPIEEEEEE; this is encoded by the coding sequence ATGGCTGTACCAAAAAAGAAAAAATCAAAGAGCAAAAGGAACCAAAGGCACGCTGTTTGGAAAGGAAAAGCAGCAATAGCAGCTCAAAAAGCTATATCTTTAGGTAAATCAGTTTTAACTGGGAAAGCTCAAGGATTTGTTTATCCTATTGAAGAAGAAGAAGAAGAGTAG
- a CDS encoding TMEM165/GDT1 family protein gives MVLSLLLSTFLTVFIAELGDKTQLATLTISGTSNKPLAVFLGSSSALVFASLLGALTGGSISSFLPEVVLKSIASITFFIIGIRLVINSFTIEKEEKEEKEKN, from the coding sequence ATGGTTTTAAGTTTATTACTATCAACATTTCTAACCGTTTTCATAGCTGAATTAGGTGACAAAACTCAACTAGCTACTTTAACTATAAGTGGCACTTCAAATAAACCATTAGCAGTTTTTCTAGGATCTTCTTCAGCACTTGTTTTTGCAAGTTTACTTGGAGCTTTAACAGGTGGTTCTATTTCAAGTTTTTTACCCGAAGTAGTCCTTAAGTCAATAGCGTCCATTACATTTTTCATCATTGGTATAAGGCTTGTTATCAATTCTTTCACCATCGAAAAAGAAGAAAAAGAAGAGAAAGAAAAAAATTAG
- a CDS encoding DUF2996 domain-containing protein: MEENLDKNNEVNKEISDNTTKSNSHEIKESKSEKVINMDINNGDSANKLVTKNEINTPEKPITKPKKELPVEKKPFQEFINIHLIPSLTEEINQRGLEITNINLTNTNRPIAGDKCWVINCEIKDTCNFWLSFEKDDISSLKSISLSKPNQKPSIIESFLIDEKRITLKLIISRVLQRLNGQKLIGVN; the protein is encoded by the coding sequence ATGGAAGAAAATTTAGACAAAAATAATGAAGTAAATAAAGAAATATCTGACAACACTACTAAATCAAACTCTCATGAAATAAAAGAATCTAAATCAGAAAAAGTTATCAATATGGATATAAATAATGGTGATTCTGCTAATAAACTTGTTACAAAAAATGAAATTAATACTCCCGAAAAACCTATAACAAAACCCAAAAAGGAACTCCCAGTAGAGAAAAAGCCTTTTCAAGAATTTATTAACATACACCTAATTCCTTCACTTACTGAGGAAATTAATCAAAGAGGATTAGAAATTACCAATATTAACCTCACTAACACAAATAGACCTATTGCTGGAGATAAATGTTGGGTAATAAATTGTGAAATTAAAGATACATGTAACTTTTGGTTATCCTTTGAGAAGGATGACATTAGTTCATTAAAAAGTATTTCTTTATCAAAACCTAATCAAAAACCAAGTATTATTGAATCTTTTCTTATTGACGAAAAAAGAATAACCCTAAAATTAATTATTTCAAGAGTACTTCAAAGATTGAACGGGCAAAAATTAATAGGAGTTAATTAG
- a CDS encoding HAD-IA family hydrolase translates to MTYLKGVYWDLDGTIANTELEAHLPAFNNAFNDLGIDWNWDTNTYIKLLNINGGKNRIAYYAKSNNDNFSEDLILKIHETKQFHYLEIIKKNCVSLKTGVFRLINELHRKKVRQFIVTSSSRIQVNLLVDCLFNGFNPFEFIISSEDVELKKPNPLPYLKAIQLSGINKNNSIVFEDSNPGLKSSLAANLPTIFVPSNIPIVLEENIKLDCILDSLGDQNNVANVIKGPKLKKSYVDYNFLSDYLVSFSNAKN, encoded by the coding sequence GTGACTTACCTGAAGGGTGTTTATTGGGATTTAGATGGTACCATCGCAAATACTGAATTAGAGGCCCATTTACCTGCTTTTAATAATGCTTTTAATGACCTTGGGATTGATTGGAATTGGGATACTAATACATATATAAAACTTCTGAATATAAATGGCGGCAAAAATAGGATTGCTTATTACGCTAAATCTAATAATGATAATTTCTCAGAAGATTTAATTCTCAAAATTCATGAAACAAAGCAGTTTCATTATTTAGAAATTATAAAAAAAAATTGCGTTAGTTTAAAAACTGGTGTTTTTAGATTAATAAATGAATTACATAGAAAAAAAGTAAGACAATTTATTGTCACTTCAAGTTCAAGAATTCAAGTCAATCTACTTGTTGATTGTCTTTTTAATGGCTTCAACCCTTTTGAGTTTATTATTTCAAGCGAAGACGTTGAATTAAAGAAACCAAATCCATTACCATATTTAAAGGCAATCCAATTAAGTGGTATAAACAAAAACAACTCAATTGTTTTTGAAGACTCCAATCCAGGATTGAAATCTTCCTTGGCAGCTAACTTGCCAACAATTTTTGTTCCTTCAAATATCCCAATTGTTCTTGAGGAAAATATTAAATTAGATTGTATTTTAGACAGTCTTGGTGATCAGAATAATGTGGCAAATGTAATTAAAGGCCCTAAACTAAAAAAATCATATGTTGACTATAACTTTCTAAGTGATTATTTAGTATCTTTTAGTAATGCAAAAAACTAA
- a CDS encoding YkgJ family cysteine cluster protein, with translation MKSWTCIENCGACCKFDLNERSDLANKLNKEDIALINSMTAKDGWCKNLDRENKKCLIYETRPHFCRVSEFSTSFKGYLKSGDKFLIDCCKQHISSNYGYQSKEMKTFRIAVSGK, from the coding sequence ATGAAATCATGGACATGTATAGAAAATTGTGGAGCTTGTTGTAAATTCGACTTGAACGAAAGAAGCGATTTGGCTAACAAACTTAACAAAGAAGATATAGCTTTGATAAATTCGATGACGGCTAAAGACGGTTGGTGTAAAAACCTGGACAGAGAAAATAAAAAATGCTTAATTTATGAAACCAGACCACATTTTTGTCGGGTAAGTGAATTTTCAACTTCATTTAAAGGATATTTAAAATCTGGTGATAAATTTTTAATAGATTGCTGCAAACAACATATTTCATCAAATTATGGATACCAAAGCAAAGAGATGAAAACTTTTAGAATTGCTGTTTCAGGAAAATGA
- a CDS encoding DUF565 domain-containing protein, which produces MQKTNFSRITSQLNNLFFGFISDTWRTKSIGLISVLTGYFLFANFITKFISEGKNELIMVPIIIIFIEIIIRIKPPESSKFYYLWTVVDKLRIGAIYAVILEAFKLGS; this is translated from the coding sequence ATGCAAAAAACTAATTTTTCAAGAATTACCTCTCAGTTAAATAATTTATTTTTTGGTTTTATAAGTGATACTTGGAGAACAAAATCTATTGGTCTAATTTCTGTTTTGACAGGTTATTTTTTGTTTGCAAATTTTATTACAAAATTTATATCTGAAGGTAAAAATGAGTTGATAATGGTCCCAATAATTATTATTTTTATTGAAATCATTATAAGAATTAAACCTCCCGAAAGTTCAAAATTTTATTATCTATGGACCGTAGTTGATAAATTAAGAATTGGTGCAATTTATGCTGTTATACTTGAAGCATTTAAATTAGGATCTTGA
- a CDS encoding TMEM165/GDT1 family protein: MNSKLEKKENNLEKSFFSIFITTFTTIFIAELGDKTQIATLMLSAESGRPIVVFLGSSLALITSSIVGVLIGKWVSKKISPSKFALSTGTLMILISIFLTYEIFKNYY; the protein is encoded by the coding sequence ATGAATAGTAAATTAGAAAAAAAAGAAAACAATCTAGAAAAAAGTTTTTTTTCAATATTTATAACGACTTTTACAACAATTTTTATTGCTGAACTTGGCGATAAAACTCAGATAGCCACATTAATGCTTTCTGCTGAATCGGGCAGGCCAATAGTTGTTTTTCTTGGAAGTTCTCTAGCATTAATAACTTCTAGCATAGTAGGAGTTCTTATTGGTAAATGGGTATCAAAAAAAATATCTCCTAGCAAATTTGCTTTATCTACTGGTACTTTAATGATATTGATAAGTATATTTTTAACTTATGAAATATTCAAAAATTATTATTAA
- the psb30 gene encoding photosystem II reaction center protein Ycf12/Psb30 produces MATLIPLAVVALAGPAIIALVFYRK; encoded by the coding sequence ATGGCAACACTTATTCCTTTGGCTGTAGTTGCGTTAGCAGGACCAGCAATTATTGCTCTTGTATTTTATCGTAAATAA
- a CDS encoding RNB domain-containing ribonuclease: MFTSSSIIDNLNQSEGLEYKKLCRLLKITKKSDKDKLDIALTALEKLEIINKNENDEYTCIKDSDHLVARIRCSSKGYCFAVRGKDKEDIYIKENLLNYAWNGDKVLVRIIKDGYRRRSPEGIVDCILERSNQILLSKVEIINNNVYAIPIDDRILSKIKLPKENKKFTFKAENKNIVKVEIDRFPIGQDEGIGHVIQELNLNNNEEYDADFVLSKSNLVKSYNLNRIESKKLEKRERIDLTDKNSYLFKSWNSNNSPMLPMIQIEQGKNKSTKLWIHTNNLAERVDLNSKKSLEILFNGFESLPLLNDWQNYLSEAIRNDSEFKFGEKNEAISICLHLNSDNNITDWSFHLTLVKCSLIVESDHTDALLSRKSKTRITSRVLKPIKEYIDDLDKILEISCSFRQKHLLKGNVEIPGPLNNIELLEEFFIHNPADYSKGYFASLNKEDCQTYISPILHEANLIWFKHSNKYGLKSAGYISKGIDYVNANEIIKYSEFIDNDIELNEDGNLSFSKVIKLCGDDNKKRILHKLLVNEFKDNEIRLISKNPGNDESKQLFISPWTIPGFDFTNLINQYCIFNMIINGKKSKKNNINAINISESNSLELVNWDIFNSTISNNLNTLFNNFVIEKLNEFKYKVNQYKSNMINIKKVRKAEKLLGNIYNGFILSVQSYGFFVEISELNVEGLVHVSTLNNDWYEYRSRQNLLIGRKSKKSYKVGDAIEVKIIKVDILKYQIDLELT, from the coding sequence ATGTTCACATCATCTTCAATAATTGATAATCTTAATCAGTCAGAAGGGTTAGAATATAAAAAATTATGCAGATTATTAAAAATAACTAAGAAATCTGATAAGGATAAATTAGATATTGCTTTAACAGCTCTAGAAAAACTTGAAATAATTAATAAAAATGAAAATGATGAATATACCTGCATAAAAGATAGTGATCACCTTGTTGCCAGGATAAGATGTAGTAGCAAAGGCTATTGCTTTGCTGTGAGAGGAAAAGATAAAGAAGATATTTATATTAAAGAAAATCTACTTAATTATGCATGGAATGGAGATAAAGTTTTAGTAAGGATAATAAAAGATGGTTATAGAAGAAGATCACCAGAAGGAATAGTTGATTGTATTCTTGAGAGATCAAATCAAATTCTTCTTTCTAAAGTTGAAATAATAAATAATAATGTATATGCAATCCCAATAGACGATAGGATCCTATCTAAAATTAAACTTCCAAAAGAGAATAAAAAATTTACTTTCAAAGCAGAAAATAAAAATATAGTAAAAGTTGAGATTGATAGGTTTCCAATAGGTCAAGATGAAGGAATAGGCCATGTTATACAAGAACTAAACCTAAATAATAATGAGGAATATGATGCAGATTTTGTTTTATCCAAAAGCAATCTAGTCAAATCATACAATTTAAATCGTATTGAATCTAAAAAATTAGAAAAAAGGGAAAGGATAGACCTAACAGATAAAAACTCTTATCTATTCAAAAGCTGGAATTCTAATAATTCTCCGATGCTTCCAATGATTCAAATAGAGCAGGGGAAAAATAAAAGTACTAAATTATGGATACATACTAATAATCTTGCAGAAAGAGTAGATCTAAATAGTAAAAAATCTCTAGAAATATTATTTAATGGCTTCGAATCATTACCCTTATTAAATGATTGGCAAAACTACCTTAGTGAAGCCATAAGAAATGATTCTGAATTTAAATTTGGTGAAAAGAATGAAGCAATTAGCATCTGTTTGCATTTAAATAGTGATAATAATATAACTGATTGGTCATTTCATCTTACTTTAGTAAAATGCTCTCTTATTGTTGAAAGTGACCATACTGACGCGCTTCTATCTAGAAAAAGTAAAACAAGAATAACCTCTCGGGTATTAAAACCTATAAAGGAATATATCGACGATTTAGATAAAATACTGGAAATTTCTTGTTCATTCAGACAAAAACATCTTTTGAAGGGTAATGTTGAAATTCCTGGCCCACTCAATAATATAGAATTATTAGAAGAATTTTTTATTCACAATCCAGCTGATTATTCAAAAGGATATTTTGCTTCATTAAATAAAGAAGATTGCCAAACTTACATTTCACCAATACTACACGAAGCTAATTTAATATGGTTCAAACATTCAAATAAATATGGCTTAAAAAGCGCTGGATACATCTCAAAAGGAATAGATTACGTTAATGCAAATGAAATCATCAAATATTCAGAATTTATTGATAATGATATAGAGCTTAATGAAGATGGCAATTTGTCATTTAGTAAAGTAATTAAATTATGTGGGGATGATAATAAAAAAAGAATCTTACATAAACTTCTAGTTAATGAATTTAAGGACAATGAAATAAGGTTGATTTCTAAAAATCCGGGTAATGACGAATCAAAACAATTATTTATTTCTCCATGGACAATTCCTGGATTTGACTTCACTAATCTTATTAACCAGTATTGTATTTTTAATATGATAATAAATGGTAAGAAATCAAAGAAAAATAATATTAATGCAATCAATATATCGGAAAGTAATTCATTAGAATTAGTAAATTGGGATATATTTAATTCAACAATTTCAAATAATTTAAATACATTATTTAATAATTTCGTAATAGAAAAACTTAATGAATTCAAGTACAAAGTTAACCAATATAAATCTAATATGATAAATATAAAAAAAGTAAGAAAAGCAGAAAAACTACTAGGTAATATTTATAATGGGTTTATTTTATCAGTGCAATCATATGGTTTCTTTGTTGAGATATCAGAACTAAATGTAGAGGGTTTAGTACACGTAAGCACTCTTAATAATGATTGGTATGAATACAGGTCAAGGCAAAATCTATTGATTGGAAGAAAATCTAAAAAATCATATAAAGTTGGAGATGCAATAGAAGTAAAAATAATAAAAGTCGATATTCTTAAATATCAAATTGATTTAGAATTAACATAA